The following is a genomic window from Ptiloglossa arizonensis isolate GNS036 chromosome 11, iyPtiAriz1_principal, whole genome shotgun sequence.
ACGTGCTCGTGGTGCGTCTACGTAAATTTCATTGGATCGTGCAAATATCGTTTTAAGAAAGATAACGAGAAACTTTTATTACGCGAACCGTGCTTCGTACTGCGCGAAATTACTTCGTACGTAACGAACAAGACGACGACGAAACTAATTAACAATGTATCGGAAAATTCTTGGACCGGTTGACGTCACGAACAGGACGGTCGGTTCTGtggtggaaaatttgaaaataaattcgaaacacgCTTTTCGCGTTGCAACGTAAATATCGCGTCGAGACGAAGACAGCGTCGCGCAATAAACTCGTACAACGTCCGGTATAATTAAATCGGTGTGGTTACGTATGCCAACGATCTTGATAACTTGGAGAAGAACGACTGTAAAAATGATTCCACCGTGCATCAACGAAACAGCAGACGTTTCCAATCGAGTACGCGCGCGTAATCAACGACCGAACTCGCGAGTATCGAGTACTCCGTaattaaaaattccacgatGCAAACATATATTATACATGTCGGGTACCCAGAAATCGGAGTACATCGAAAGACACGGAATTAAAAAACAGAGGTTCGTTCCGGTTGAAACGAAACGTTCTCGATGTGTGGTTAACGAGACCATGTTTATTAATATTCCAATCCTGTAcacataaattatatttatttttatcgcaagAGCGATCGTCGGTTCTGACGTAATTTTAAGTCACTAAATGTAAATTGTACGTGACAGTTTCGGTATTAATATATACAATCGATTTCGTGGAGCGAAACTACTGTACGCGTAATAAACGAGGCGATTTACGCGCGAAGAGGAGGAAACACTCGCGCGCCTCGTCTCGGAACGTAGCGCGCGCGGACACGCGGACACGCGCGTTCGATCGCGCAAAAAGTTGCGTTCTCGCGTTCCTCGTTCGGTTTCCCCTATCGTTAACTGGATTTCTTTCCACGATCGTAGCACGACGAACGCGATTTTCGCTCGAGTCGCGTGCACGAGGCCCGTTTCGAGCGCGAAAATAATTCCAAGCGAGTCAGCTACggcgtcgttcgttcgctcgctcgttcgtttgttttcttcttcttcttcttcgttcccGTGGACTCGCGCGCGCGGAACAACGACGAGCAAAATTTAACGGGCTTAAAATTCAGGTTAGAGCGTAAGTGAATTTCCCGGGAGACGTTGCCACCGGTCTGGGAAAATATATGGAAATGACAAAGTTTTtccgcgcccgcgcgcgcgggcgagcgagcgaccgagaGGCCGTAGTACGCGAGTACGCCTCGATTTGAAAGGCAGATCCGTACTTGCATAGACGAAAGAATAATTTCACGCATCGTCCCGACGCCACGCGACGCGACGAGCTCTATTTCGCGGCCGTGTTCGAGGTCGCTGCGTTTTAACCGCATttgtcgcgcgcgtttcgaatcgCACGCTCGAgtgtccttttctttcttttcgcgaacgaaccgtcCCCGTTCCGCGTCCTCGCCGACGCAGACGTTCCTGAATAGCTCTTCGTTGCCGAGTCGCGAGCGCCGCGACGCGGATATTTACACGGAAGAACAGCCACGCGACGTCTTCGAGGACACGTACGGTTCCCGCGATCCGATAAATTACAGATAAGGGAACAACACGAAGAAACGTAGTCTATTTGGTAAGCTTTGGTCTGTTTTTAAAATACTTGACGCGATAAGATTCCATCGTGATCGTCGGAATTTACGGACCAGCGATGAGCGATTCGTTCGTCCAAAATTcaatgaaaattgatttttccgtTACGTTGCTGTCCACGTGGGAGAGATTTCGCGCGGTTTCGGTGGCCGATCGATACAGTAGCGAGCTGATCTGTCGGTGCCCCTCAAGGtcgttccccttcttcttcttacgcTAACGCTCGAAACGTCGGTTTTCGCGCGCATCGTTGGATCGTTTCGCGAGTCTTTggatatttttcgagaaaaatagatTCGCGCCATTGGTCGTCATCTTGCGCGACTCTCCGTTCCGGTTAAATCAATCGTCGATTTCTACTATCGTGGACATTGATCGCGAAAGATTCTGGTTCGCGGAAAGAGTTATCTTCGGAGTGTGtgacattttatcgaatttgaaaaatacgaaGAACGTCGCTTGAGAAGTTTGCGCAATTGAGTGTGCAAAGAATTACGAAACGATCCAATATGGAGATAGAAAGCCGAATAGATCGTATAAAGTAATCGAACGCGTTATCTACCAATATCTCGCGCAACGAAGAACGATCGGCGGATGCAATCGTTCGAGGAACGTTTAAAGGATCACCGTACCCTCTGAGCGTTCTAGGCGCGAATGTTCGAAAGTTGTTCTTGGCGAGAACGAGACCAAAGTTACTTTTAAATTTCGAAGTCCTtcgtagctcgagaaattcgttatCGTCGATGGTAGAGATTTGTCTCGCCTCGATGATCCAGATTTTCGAAACACCGTAGGGATCGTCAACGCCAACGTTCTCTTACATCACGTGATCGAAACAACCGAACTCGTGCAGCTTCAACAGCATCCTCCCCAGGATCGCCGAGATCTCGTCACCGCCCAGGTCGTGCAACGTTTTCGCCCATTCCTCCATGTCCGTTTCCGCCATCTCCTCCGGGGTTTGGTCGCACTTGCCCATCAGCATCGGCAAGAAGAACGAAGCGACGATGAATCCCAATAGACCCTTCTTCTTGAAGTCCTCGACCAGAGCCTCGTACGAGTACTTGTCACAGTCCATGATACCGTTCTCCAGCATGCATTGCTCCAACGAGTCGTGATACACTTTTAGAACGTCGTCCAGCAACTCTTTGTCGAGATCCTCGGCGCAATGGAGGCACAGATACGTGGACAGATCGATGGTGGGCGATCCGTATCGCGTCAGCGCGAAATCGATGAACATCGCTCTCAACTCGCCGCTCTCGCGCTTGAAGAATGTGTTGTTCAGGGTGAAATCACCGTGGCAGAGGGTGGCGAGTGGTTCCTCGGCCTCGATGCTCTTCAACACGACACTGTTGTACGCCTTGCTCAGGTGCGCCTCGAGTTTGTCGCAGAATTTCTCGTCGTGGCCCTGATCGCGCAGGTACTCGACCCCTCTCACGGACGTCGATTCAATTACCACCTTCATGTTGTTCTCGGTGTTCTTCTCGTACCTGGTCTCCCATAGATTGCCGACGAATTTGAAGAAATCGTCTCTGCGGCGTTCCTTCATGGTGTAGCCTTTCGCGTGGAAACGAGCGATCTCGCGGAACGCGGCCAGCGTGTACTCCAACGGGGCGTTGTATTTCCATTGGCAAAGACCGAAACCCCATTGGCAGATGTTCTCGAGGACGAGTACGGTGTCCATCGGTGGATTCTCCTCCGCGTAGATGAAACGCGGCAGGTCCTCGCTGTCGCCAATGTACCTTTTGTAGAACAGTATCTCGTTGTGGAACTGAGCGTCCGATAACATCATCTCTCGGACGGCCGGTGAACGCGGCGGTTGTTTCACCACGATGCTCATCGTCTTTGTTTTGGCGCTGCCCTCGGTGTTCGAGGTGCCGGTGATCTTCACGAAGAACATGCTCGACATAAAGAACGAATCGTCCGGTGACAGTAGCTCGTAGCGAACATCGGTGAGATTCTTGTCGACGCTCGAGACCACTTTCGCGATCAAACGGTCCAGCGACCTGGTTTTACGGTTGATGTCGTTCATGTAATCATTCATGGCGGTGTTACCTACCGATCGGTCCATGATGGCGAATCGAGAGAAACCGGTCGAGCGAGTACCTACCGCCAGCTGACTCGGCTGCTGACAGTGAACGGTCTAACTGGAACCGGAGTATTATGCTGCAACACGATAACATTCAGGAGAGACACCAAGTGCTCGGTAGTGGGAGACTCTAGGCCACGATGTGGCATCGTTGCCGCGACCGGGCTTAAAGACTCGTGCACAACGGCGCCGCTATACCGAGAGCAAGATTTAAAAGAAATCGGTGACGTAACGGTCGTTTACCTGAAATCGCGCGAATTGCCGACACGAATCGTTTAGTCATCTTCGTCATCCCGAATTGCGCAACGTTCGCGCGCCAAAATCGCTATCATTGTCTCGTACACTCGGTAGAACAGTTTCCTGGATACTGGTGTCCTCGATCGTCGAGAAGAAACGGGTTCGATCGAGATACCTGAATATTTCAAGAACGCGTAATTGAAATTTAGGAGAACACGAAAGAgatacgaaacggagaaactgttttttttttttttgttttggcaATCTTCGAGGCGTCTGGTCCCACGATGCGTAGCCAGAAAAAGGAAGGTAGCACAAGCGGAGTAAAAGTAACGAATGTACCTATTGTATTGCACTCAGGTATACCGTTATATCGTGTACCTGGTGTAGGGTATATATGCACACGTACCAACTGTCTATACCGATAAAATACGTACACCCGTTACTTTCTCCACACCCGACACATGGGATTATTCTACCGACCACGCAACCGATTGCCCGCTTAGAACGTTTACAAGAGTCAAACTTCAGTACTTGCAAACTATTGGATAACGTTTGCGTCGCTAGCGATAAAACAACGAGCATAGACGAACTGTCGTGCATCTGCGCTTTTTGCGCCACACTTCGAACAAATGTCAAGGACGTTCTCTGATCACGGTGTACACGAACCTTAATCAAACGATGGGTCATTATGCGCACTTCCAATTTAATTCCCCACCGAGACGCGACGCATGATGTAACCACGAGCCAGCGGGAATAGTTTCTTCCATGGTCGCGATCGTTGAATCGCATCGAAACTTTGTTCCTTCGTTGTCTCAAGGACCAATGACGCGTCACTGTCGCGCGTATTTCTTCGTGGCGAGTATTCGTGCACCCAATTTTCGAGTTACTCCAAAAATTTCGTCGTTGAACCCGAAccgcgaatcgaacgacgagTTTTCCCGAGTCTCGATCTGTCTTATCGCCGTTCCCGGTCTCCGACACGGGAAATTCATGAGAATCTAAGGAATATATTCAACGTTTCCCGGCCGCCGGTTGTTTAAATTTCCCAAGAGTATCGGCACgatacatcccgttgtaatattATTAACGCTACCGACGGGATTATTCCTCGCGCGAATAATTAACGAATTTAAATATCGCGGTTCCGTTGTCGAGCTCCGTGTCGAATTCGGTGTATATTTACCGGAAACTTTATTCGCGATTCTGTCGAATCGCAAATGAAATTACAACCTCGCACAATTATACGACGTTACGACGTCCG
Proteins encoded in this region:
- the LOC143152785 gene encoding uncharacterized protein LOC143152785 — translated: MDRSVGNTAMNDYMNDINRKTRSLDRLIAKVVSSVDKNLTDVRYELLSPDDSFFMSSMFFVKITGTSNTEGSAKTKTMSIVVKQPPRSPAVREMMLSDAQFHNEILFYKRYIGDSEDLPRFIYAEENPPMDTVLVLENICQWGFGLCQWKYNAPLEYTLAAFREIARFHAKGYTMKERRRDDFFKFVGNLWETRYEKNTENNMKVVIESTSVRGVEYLRDQGHDEKFCDKLEAHLSKAYNSVVLKSIEAEEPLATLCHGDFTLNNTFFKRESGELRAMFIDFALTRYGSPTIDLSTYLCLHCAEDLDKELLDDVLKVYHDSLEQCMLENGIMDCDKYSYEALVEDFKKKGLLGFIVASFFLPMLMGKCDQTPEEMAETDMEEWAKTLHDLGGDEISAILGRMLLKLHEFGCFDHVM